The Salvia miltiorrhiza cultivar Shanhuang (shh) chromosome 2, IMPLAD_Smil_shh, whole genome shotgun sequence DNA window AACTCTGCTCTCTCTCACAACGTTACATATATACCGTATAGTTGAATATAGTCCGAGGGAATGAAGAAGGGAATAACTGAAACATCAATTACTTAGCATAATTCTATTCATAACTTTCTCAAGTAAGAAACATGAATCTCAACTTTGAAAAATCATTATCTCaactttgaaaaatcatataaaatcaacctTTTCAAAGAAAAATGCAAGCTTTACCTTTTAAGAAAGCTATTAAAGTCTATCTTTATtagaaagttacaaaaatacaatatCTTCTCAAGTGTATAAGAAATTATCTCACAAAATGCAGAATCTGCCACAGAACCTTGCTGCTTCGCGCAGTACTTTTAAGAAAATTGTTTGACATATCTAACGGTGTCCAATTTAGCTGAAATTTTACAGAAACCTCCTACTCATGCTGAAGTTATTAcagtaaaaatttcaagttatttggaCAATAGGAACACTCTCGAAAATCCCTCACAAGACATTGGTTTGTCCAGCCAAACTTGACAGCAATACAGTTTCTGTTGAAACTCAACATATAACTCATATTTTGGCCAAATAAAAGCTATaatatctcaaatacatcatctTACTACACATTAGCATGCTTTAGCTTgaaatttaaatcatatttaacTCATCAACACCAAGAAAGCAAGTTATAACACAACCAATCACCACAAGTTCTCCACTCAATACTAAAAGTCGTTCTTCCCTTATTCATAAATCAAAATTGGCTTAACACATAGTAACATGCTCAATATCCCCCAATTTCTATCATATAGATGCAGCCAAAGGACTAAAAGCTGATATCAATTTTGTCACCTGCTTCCATTGATAAGTTTCTTCTTTAGCAtacacaacaaaaaaaaataatgacaaTGTACAGATCCAAATAAATTGAACTCCAGTGGATATGGAAGAGACAACTTACTTGCTTTACATTGAGTTCTTGCTTAAATTTTGCACCTGTATAGTTCTCCTTTATAACATACCTAAGGGAACTCTCAGAAATTGGAAGACATtccttgaaaattttgaattttaccTGAAAGTGGAGATGATAGCAGCTTATATGACGAGGAAAAAGACTTCATCTCAACAATGAAAACAAGTTTGTGAAGGCGTGAAGTTACCTTTACCAAATCATAAACATAGTTTAAGAAAAAAGTCTAGCCACCAAGATTATCAGTGGTACTAACTACTAAGTTACTAACTAAAGAAATCAATAATTTAGGTTTACATTTTCTGCTTACATAATCATGAAGATCCCAAGTAGCTATTTCTAGCATCCTAAACCACTCAAGAGATGAAAAGTAGCTGTTACTGCACTTGTTACAGACACAAGAACATATTCTGTTAATACCTGCAATAGTATCAAGCTTTTGTCAGATGAAAGAGATTTAAACTGATGAACGTAAAAAACAACTAATTGATGTTTAAGAATGGTTCACAATTAGCCTTTTGACCTATAACTTTGGAGAAAATGCGGAGAATGGAAAGTCGACATCTCTAGCTGATACCAAGTAAGAGAATGGGCTTTTTTATAGGGAAAGAAGTGACTAAGTGAGTATCCATTTGGATGGTTCAGAGACATTATGGAAAAGaatcaaaagataaaattacTAGGGAAGTATGCCATCACCATACCCAATACATTATGATGGTTCAGAGACATTATGGAAAAGaatcaaaagataaaattacTAGGGAAGTATGCCATCACCATACCCAATACATTGGTTTAAGAAATTTTACCATGAAGAAAGCCAGAGTGCCACCAAACAACATTAGCAAACTACTTCTCAGAATATGCGATGAGCTATTAAAGTAATCGTTCTTTCTCAATTCATGCCATGGATCCAGCATCAAAGAAAGAACACCAGTTGCAATTGCCATTATAGGGGTCACATAGCTCATCAAAGTAAGTGGATTTTTAAGACCTAGAAAAGGAACAGAGATGTCATAAACTTAATAGGATCACACATTAAAGTCAACGACAAGCAAGATCTTAAAAGAAATGATCCAATTCTATAAGCCTTGCCAAGGTAATGTTGTAGAGAGAGTTTATACAACCACTTACCATAGGTTTctttcttcattccatttttGATATCATCATGTACCAATTgttaaaaaacaaaagaaaggaacACAACCATGAGAGCATATATAggtaataaaacataaacaagaACAAAATTATTCAGACACCAAGACTGAATCAGTTGAGTCAGGTATAATGCAGCTTATACCTGGAGAAGTATTAAAGAGTGTGTCGCCGGTGACCCTTAGCCGCCGTCTGACTCGGAATCAAGGAAGTCCAGGCACGGCGGCGAGGAGCTGCTATTGATGCCAGAGGCCGGAGAGGGTGGAGTCTAGATCTGGGGCCCTAGGGTTTCAGACGGAGGAATTAGGGATCTAGGGTTTAGAGGAGAGAGCGGCGCCGCCTCTTGAGATACAGGCGGTGGTGGCGGCTGGAACCTTTTCAGATTGAGGCGGTGGTTAAGTGAGATTTTGAGGGAGAGTGGCGGCGGCCTCACTGCCGTTCGCCGGAGATTGAGAAATTGGGCGGTGGTGTGAGTTTGTGAATGCCCGAATTGAGTCAAAAGAATGAGAGATAAGGTGGGCGAGGCCGGCGCTCCTCGCCGGAACTTCGGCGGCCGCGGCGGCGGAGCCCTAGCTGGTCCGCTCAGCTTGAAAGATAAGGGGGAGAGAATGTTCTTTGTGtaaattttgaaagtttcaaatgatttcttttatatatagacAAGCAAACCCTAGCTCCACCTCCACCGCTTCCAGCCGCGCGATGTCTCCTTCAAATTCACTCCAATCCGACCAACCCAAACCCGGATCCGATCCCGCAGACCGCCCCGAAGAAAGCGGGCGGTTGCAGAGAGACGTTCACGGATTGGGAGAAGTGCGTGGAGGAAGGGGAGAAGAACAAGGAGGATATCGTGGAGAAATGCTTTCAGGCGACGTCTGCTCTGAGGAAGTGTATGGAGGCGCACTCCGATTACTACGCGCCGCTgctggaggaggaggaggcggcggtGAAGCAGCTGGAggcggagaaggagaaggagacgGAGAAATCGACCGATCAAGCGGCGGAAGAGAAATCGGATGATTCTGAGAAGAAGGCAGCGACTTGAATTTGACTAATACGTTTCCAGATCGATTTCAATTATGAGGTCGAGGTAATTCAATTGGGGGAATTTCTGAGTTTCTTGATGATAGGAAATTGTTATCCCTGCAATAAAATGCACTGAATTTTTTACTGGGAAATTCTTTGATTTCGTAATGTTACATTTAAacctttttgaaaaaaaaaatataagttttaaaaaaaataaaaaaaaaataattaaaaaaatttaaaaaaattatacataacagtttttagataCGCTCAAACATAACGGTTCCAAAACCGttataaatgactcttatacataacggttctttaacgttatgaataaaccgttataaaagatggtcatagataacggtggcttaacggttttgtaataccgttatgtatgcaactaatagataacgcaaaacataacggtttttcaaaaaccgttatctatgcatatagacaacactacatagataacggatttttccaaaaccgttatctattcctaaaagtgcgctcatacataacggtttttgaaaaaaaccgttatctatgcactgttatgtatgtaaacttttgtagtagtgaatattttcatagattacatagtttcaatatatcacaactttttttggacattccgtatatttaagacattttttattaaaaggcaagcataataataataataacaaacaacatgttcatagattatatattttctatatattacaaattagtttcaatacattataattttttttagcatttcatacatattaggcatttttattaaaagataagtataatagtaataataacaaacaatatttcatagattatatagttttaaataacaggattatccttaaattaagtatatatgagagaatataataaccaaatactcttttataaaacaaaattattttataataggtataaacatatatctatatatattttaaaaattaaaaattaaaaattaaaaattaaaaaaaaaaaattcaaaatttgggagggggctctagcccccctggctccgtccctgaccCCACATCTTACCTACCCTTTTTGTTTCCTCTTTCTCCAGACGCATCAAATATGGATGATTTCTCTTCATCTCAATCGGAACCGTATCTTTATAATTCAGAGTATGAAAGCACCATTGTACCCGATAGTCTAGATCCATTTGATCATGAATCCCAGGTGCCAGGAACCTCATTTTTCGTCACAATTTGAAAAGAGAAAACGCAAgtcaaatataattttatagcatttgtgtgtgttttcaggagctaattgttaaaataagATCGTAATTTTTAGTAACTTTCAAAAAGAGGACTATACATTACGAATGTAAAAATGAGGACTACAtgttatgaaatttaaaatgaggactataactTCCATCTTTTACATTTACACTACTATTTTACACatcaaaatgaggactatagcttCCATTATGGCCcgaaataggagtgtaaatgtaaaaaatagaagctatagtcctcattttcaaattccgtaATATATAGTCTCCATTTTCAAATTCTGTAACCTATAATCCTCTTTCTAAAAACACTGAAAGTTACGGTCctgttttaacaattagcttTGCTTCCAGCATCCCACGCTTAATTACCCATCTATGTGCACTACTTTTGTTCACCTCCATTGCTTTTGTTAGCCTTCTTATAGTGGATCTGTTTTCAAAAGGGATTGTAACAAGTCTTCCACAATGTAGTGTTGCGGTTGATTTTCAGTGAATGACCTCTATTCTTTTTTAGGAGAATGATAATATCTAATTCTAACCTTGATTTTGCTGCCGACCAGATTAATGCGTGTGATCGACCTCTATCCGACGCCAAATTTTTTTGCAGCCTCCATCATTGATCAGCCTCTCAAAGGTTTTCCATCCTTGCTTTCTTGGAGCAGAAATTGAGCAATCTTGCTCTTCAATTCAGTGGATAAGTCTTTTCTTCCTTTGCTCTTCATCAGATTTGTGAAAGGAGAAAGAGAGCTTTTAATGTAGGACCTTTTAATTCCTTTTGTAGATGTAAATGTCCTTAAAATTCAATGCACCGATATGTATTTGTAGATGTAAATTTGGTGGGAAATTTGGAGGCAATTGTAACTTTTTCAaattgttattttaattaatcacATCAATTGTAGTAAGCCGTGTGTAATTAAATGTCAGTCGTGTGTAATTAAATCCATTTTGACAATTTCTCTCTCATATTGTAGTTAGGCAGCACTTTATTAGTGAAGTTAATATTTCTCTTTCAtgcattattaatttttaactgATTAAGCTACCTCTTCCTTGTTTTGACAAATACACTCTCTACAAAAATggttttctctctcctattttatgaTAAACAATTAGTTTCTTAATATCTGTGTCCAAGActtgtggcctattgaattgagacggatgaagtattagtTACACTTTTTACTGCAGAGTAGaactataaaatatgaattaaaagtaaaatacgtgtatatatattttctcgGTAATCAAAAGGGATTTTTGAGATTCTATAAAAATTTTGAGAGGTAATCGTGATGAACAAATTATCAAAAGCTTAAAGGGGCTGTAAAAAGCATTCAGGGCTGTAAAAAGCAAAACAAGCTATCAAAAGCTTGAAGGGGTTGTAAAAAGCAAAACAAGCTATCAAAAGCTTAAAGGGGCTATATATAAAAAGCATTCAGGGCTGTAAAAAGCAAAATAATCCATCAAAGCATTCAGAGCTGCAAAAAGCAAAGCAATCCATCAAAGCATCCAGGACTGTGAAAAACAAAATAGTCAAACCGCGTATCATTTTCAGAGCTGTAGTAGGGTACATACTGTCACATCATCAATAAGCCATTAAGAGCTTAAGGAATCGAGAAAAGCCGTCCAAGGTGCGTAACATTCACACGATGATAACTTCGTGGAGaacataaataacaaaatacattACTAAAAGTAAAGGCAATACACATGATTATACATATGTCCagaaaataaaagtcaaaataGTTTCAGAATTAGAATAATTACAAgttcaaaacaaaaacaaaaacaaaaacaaagggTGCTAATACTAAGCTAGAGGATTAGTTGGGTTCGAAGAAGGATGAAGGGGCAAAATGGCAGGATCAGATGGGTTGGGAGCAGGGATGAGGTCtccataaataaaatcatttctGAAAATTTCCAAGTCTTCATGCTCATCAACAGCAGGAAAAGCAGAGGGCACATGAATCTTCCATTGAACGATTAGTTGAGAAATAGAGGTCTCATCCTAGTAAAACTCCATCATCTGCTGAAGCAAAGCTTCTCGGGAGGTAGGGATGCTGGTTTTGTCAGAAGGAAAAGGTCGGGGAGGATCCATCCCACACTCTTCAAACTTCCGAGGACCTGCACTCGGATCAGAGTTGGGGCCCTTTAGCCGATCTACAAATTCCAACAAGGTATGGATGAAATGAGATTGATATAAACGCTTTATTGGAAGAGGGTCCTCACCAATGCCAAAGGCAAATTGCTCCACAGCTCTGTCCAAGACAGGATACCATCAGGTTGGAGCAGGAGGAGAAGCCGCTTCAATCCCTAGTAGAGCATGTAACTCATCGTCGCCAATTGCATTCATCAGCTCATGAAGATCCAATTGAGCTACATGTTCAGAGCTGGCACCCATCATTGCCGCTGCTTTCCTGCCAATGACAATAATAAAATGTGCAAAGATTGGGATAAAACACCGAAGGAATTATGGTGTACAGCGGAAGGCTTGGATAGTGCCTTCAAATAGGATCTGCATAAATTGCTGGCCAcggggaaaaagaaaaattccaATCGTTGATCCCGGGCGCCATAGAGGAAACCCTCACGATAGGCCGAGTCGTGGGCCGCCTTCCAGCGGTGCTTAGATTCCTTGTACTATTGAAGGTAGCTGGCCTTGAAATGAATTACATGCCCATGCCCCTCCCGTTTAGTCCGGGCCAGCTCAGAGTGCATGGAGGCCTTCTCCACTTCCAGCTCTTTAAATTGGGTCTTGAGCTAGGTCAACTCTGTATCTACGGTGCTGTATTTACTAGTAATGGCAGTCAGCTCTTGCTCTCGTTGCTGCAGAGTTGCTCTAGCCTTTTTTAAATCGCTCTCCAGCCCGTCGTAATCTTCCACACGTTGCAAGGCCTCATCCAACCTAGCCTCCACCtgataagaaaaataaaattatccatgGAGATAAGAAATCCCTTAAGAGATCTAGAGGTAAACATATAAAGAAGAATTATTTACCATCAGCCAGAAACGTCCCAAGCCATTAGCAAGAGCTTTGCCCTTTCAGTTTGTGAGCCCCGACGCGATCATCGGCATACACTCGAGATCGCATACGATCCAAGAACTCTCATCCTTTTAAGCTAAGGACGAGTTTCAAAGCAGATGAGGCATCAGAATCCGGAGCAACAAAGGTGGGGTTGATCTCCACGCTAACATCAGCGAAGGGTTGAACGTCCTCGTCCACCAGCTCGAAGTCTCGGACCTTGGTTTTCTTTAAAGACTCTTGTCGGCGCTTCTCTGCTAACTCAGCCAGCTTTTCTTTACTCTTTCTTCTGTGCTTGCGGTTCTTAGCAAGCTCAAGATCAGCAGGATCTGTGAGGGCATCCACATCAATGGTTTTTATACCCCCTTCATCTTGCGAGTGAAAATGATTGAAAGACATTGTATTGGCCATCAATTCTCTAGGCATAGACTCCAGATGAGGGATGTCTAGTCCACGACTGGAGCCGATAGCTCCAGAAGTCAGAGATTCAAAGCCTGGCCTCCAAGGACCCGGGTTAAAGGGCAAAGAAGTTACAACGACGTCTAGAGCAGCGCTATCTGAAGCTGGCATATATTCGTGCTGGTCCATTACCGTGACGCCCAgggacgaagtacggagtgatcaccggtgcaaaagaggcacggacaaggagcggctccgattaagactttcaagcggaggggcgcagggatgaaccgaaacacacccgaacgagagggattctgagaatatgcaggtatgagactgcatattcgaggagagcttaaatgatttgataggtgctactcatatcaacaagatgcatcttcttttctggtgtccatgtggaagaaactccaaggttaagcgtgcttggcttggagtaATTCTGGGATGGGTGACCCACGGTAAAGTTTCtcggggagcgtgcgagtgaggacaaaacacgctagaaaagactcgtgttggtctgtggggacagctgTCAAGTTTGcagccgggctgttacaggtggtatcagagccaggttcctctcccagtacggtgtggttcggggaTGAACCAAGCGAAAGTTGGTGGGCCTGTGACCCGAGGAtgaagtacggagtgatcgccggtgcaaaagaggcatggacaaggagcggctccgattaaaacttccaagcggaggggcgtaGGGATGAATCGAAACACATCCAAGTGAGAGGGATTATGAGAATATACAGGTATGGGACtacatattcgaggagagctaggtgctactcatatcaacaagatgcatcttcttttttgGTGCTCATGTGGAataaactccaaggttaagtgtgtttggcttggagcaattctgggatgggtgaccccctggaaAGTTTCTCAGgaagcgtgcgagtgaggacaaaacacgctagaaaagactcgtgttggtctgtggggacagtcgtcaagtctggagccgggctgttacagtTACAGTTCTGGAAGTATCATGTTCGGTAGAAGCTGTGGCCTCTGCTCCATCCTTTTGAGACCTGAGGGTGCCAGAAACagcttgccgtcatctttccacGACATCACTGCAACGGTTCATGAGTGTGATTAGACACCATGAGAGGAGAAACACGACATATCGCAAAACAAAGACAATAATAAAAGTTACCTATAACATTTTTTGGATAAAGTTCGAACAACCCTATTGCAGCCAGGGCTAAATCGTTGTTTGTAAGCTTCTTGAAATTaaacttcttttctttttggcgTGCATTTAGTTTGTTGATAATACTTAAATCATAACCACAAGAGGATGATAGAGGATGGGGAGTCTTAACGCGGCCGGCGGAATGCCAGAGCACCTTCGACAGATGAAAATAGGAACCCCAATCTCTCTCAATGGTAGAGACCGAACAATATCTGGGCATAAACCCTTTATCATtggaattataaaaaaatggatGGGATATTTGAGGTGGCTCGAAAAGCTGAAATGTGTATTGGTCTTCTTCAAGATCTAAGTTTGGAAGAAAAGAAGGGCAGTGTCCCTAACACCATTAAACTAAGAAGAATATGGAAAACAAAAGCCCTCCGCGAAGCCGAAGAGGCGATTTGATTAAAAGGGATACAAAAATAATTGCTAATATCCTTTATAAATTCAGGAGGAGGAAGACGAAGGCGTGCGTCGACTTGAGCCTCCCATAGCATAATGGTGGTCTTCTTTAATTGCATAGGATTTCCTTATATTTACCTTGA harbors:
- the LOC131008371 gene encoding probable sugar phosphate/phosphate translocator At1g06470, which produces MKKETYGLKNPLTLMSYVTPIMAIATGVLSLMLDPWHELRKNDYFNSSSHILRSSLLMLFGGTLAFFMVLTEYVLVSVTSAVTATFHLLSGLGC